The following are encoded in a window of Aromatoleum petrolei genomic DNA:
- a CDS encoding TorF family putative porin, whose amino-acid sequence MHKRIIALAVAAALPLISPVAAAGDSPIAANVALVSDYAYRGISQTDEKPALQGGFDYAHSSGLYVGVWGSNVSWLSDLERGTGENSGNSLELDVYGGYKGTIGDIGYDVGLLQYVYPGEFDSGWRNTIGLKNPNTLEGYLGLSWQFLSFKYSNSFTKLFGAPDSKGSQYFDLTAAYEVIPGTTLNAHVGHQMIAGPAESYSDWKVGVSQSVAGVTLGLHYVDTNMKDKRDFDADGRYVVSLSKTF is encoded by the coding sequence ATGCACAAGCGCATCATCGCCCTGGCCGTTGCAGCAGCCCTCCCGCTGATCTCCCCCGTGGCCGCCGCCGGCGACAGCCCGATCGCCGCGAACGTCGCCCTCGTCTCCGACTATGCCTACCGCGGCATCAGCCAGACCGACGAGAAGCCGGCGCTGCAGGGCGGGTTCGATTACGCGCACTCGAGCGGCCTGTACGTCGGCGTGTGGGGCTCGAACGTGTCCTGGCTGAGCGACCTCGAGCGTGGTACCGGCGAGAACTCGGGTAACAGCCTCGAACTGGACGTCTACGGCGGCTACAAGGGCACGATCGGCGACATCGGCTACGACGTCGGCCTGCTGCAGTACGTCTATCCGGGCGAGTTCGACTCGGGCTGGCGCAACACGATCGGCCTGAAGAACCCGAACACGCTGGAAGGCTACCTCGGCCTGTCGTGGCAGTTCCTGTCGTTCAAGTACTCGAACTCCTTCACCAAGCTGTTTGGCGCACCGGACTCCAAGGGCAGCCAGTATTTCGACCTCACGGCCGCCTACGAGGTGATCCCCGGCACGACGCTCAATGCCCACGTCGGCCACCAGATGATCGCCGGCCCGGCCGAGTCCTACTCCGACTGGAAGGTCGGCGTGAGCCAGTCCGTCGCGGGCGTCACGCTGGGCCTGCACTACGTGGATACCAACATGAAGGACAAGCGCGACTTCGACGCCGACGGCCGCTACGTCGTGAGCCTGAGCAAGACCTTCTGA
- the glnK gene encoding P-II family nitrogen regulator, protein MKFVTAIIKPFKLDEVREALSAIGVQGITVTEVKGFGRQKGHTELYRGAEYVVDFLPKVKIEAAIATELLEQVIEAIEKSAATGKIGDGKIFVFDLEQAIRIRTGETGADAL, encoded by the coding sequence ATGAAATTCGTCACCGCCATCATCAAGCCCTTCAAGCTCGACGAAGTGCGCGAGGCCCTCTCGGCGATCGGCGTGCAGGGCATCACCGTCACCGAGGTCAAGGGCTTCGGCCGCCAGAAGGGTCACACCGAGCTGTACCGCGGCGCCGAGTACGTCGTCGACTTCCTGCCCAAGGTGAAGATCGAGGCCGCGATCGCCACGGAACTGCTCGAACAGGTCATCGAGGCGATCGAGAAGTCCGCCGCGACCGGCAAGATCGGCGACGGCAAGATCTTCGTCTTCGACCTCGAGCAGGCCATCCGCATCCGCACCGGCGAAACGGGCGCCGACGCGCTGTAA
- a CDS encoding ammonium transporter, whose amino-acid sequence MKKLFAVLLAVCALGFAGLAGAEDAPAAAEAVTAIADAAAPEAAAAPAPTVNKGDTAWMLTSTALVAFMVIPGLALFYGGLVRSKNMLSVLMQVFVIFSLMIVLWFVYGYSLAFTEGNAFIGGLSKAFLSGVTVDSMAATFSKGVAIPEFAYIIFQATFAAITPALIVGAFAERMKFSAVLLFMVLWFTFSYLPMAHMVWYWAGPDAYTDAAAGDAAAATAGFLFQKGALDFAGGTVVHINAAIAGLVGAFMIGKRIGYGRESMAPHSLTLTMVGASMLWIGWFGFNAGSNLEANGLAALAFLNTMVATGMAAMSWMVAEWLMKGKPSLLGAASGAVSGLVAITPACGWVGPMGALVIGLLAGVICLWGVNGLKRMLGADDALDVFGVHGVGGILGAILTGVFANPELGGVGVYDYVANAAAPFSTSAQVTSQVWGVVVAIVWSGVVSVVAYKIVDVLIGLRVPEEEEREGLDITAHGETAYHH is encoded by the coding sequence ATGAAAAAACTGTTTGCTGTCCTGCTTGCGGTGTGCGCACTCGGCTTCGCCGGGCTCGCCGGCGCCGAGGATGCCCCGGCCGCGGCCGAGGCCGTCACCGCGATCGCCGACGCGGCCGCGCCGGAAGCCGCCGCCGCGCCCGCCCCCACGGTCAACAAGGGCGACACCGCCTGGATGCTGACCTCCACCGCGCTCGTCGCCTTCATGGTGATCCCCGGCCTCGCGCTGTTCTATGGCGGCCTGGTGCGCTCGAAGAACATGCTGTCGGTGCTGATGCAGGTCTTCGTGATCTTCTCGCTGATGATCGTGCTGTGGTTCGTCTACGGCTACAGCCTCGCCTTCACCGAGGGCAACGCCTTCATCGGCGGGCTATCGAAGGCCTTCCTCAGCGGCGTGACGGTCGACTCCATGGCCGCGACCTTCAGCAAGGGCGTCGCGATCCCCGAGTTCGCCTACATCATCTTCCAGGCGACCTTCGCGGCGATCACCCCGGCGCTGATCGTCGGCGCCTTCGCCGAGCGCATGAAGTTCTCCGCGGTGCTGCTGTTCATGGTGCTGTGGTTCACCTTCTCCTACCTGCCGATGGCCCACATGGTGTGGTACTGGGCCGGCCCGGACGCCTACACCGACGCCGCCGCCGGTGACGCGGCCGCCGCGACCGCAGGCTTCCTGTTCCAGAAGGGCGCGCTCGACTTCGCCGGCGGTACCGTGGTGCACATCAACGCGGCGATCGCGGGCCTCGTGGGCGCCTTCATGATCGGCAAGCGCATCGGCTACGGCCGCGAATCGATGGCCCCGCACTCGCTGACGCTGACCATGGTCGGTGCCTCGATGCTGTGGATCGGCTGGTTCGGCTTCAACGCCGGCTCCAACCTCGAAGCCAACGGCCTCGCAGCGCTCGCCTTCCTCAATACGATGGTCGCGACCGGCATGGCGGCGATGTCGTGGATGGTTGCGGAATGGCTGATGAAGGGCAAGCCCTCACTGCTGGGTGCGGCCTCGGGCGCGGTGTCGGGCCTCGTGGCGATCACCCCGGCCTGCGGCTGGGTCGGCCCGATGGGCGCGCTGGTGATCGGGCTCCTCGCCGGCGTGATCTGCCTGTGGGGCGTGAATGGCCTCAAGCGCATGCTCGGCGCCGACGACGCGCTCGACGTGTTCGGCGTGCATGGCGTGGGCGGCATCCTCGGTGCGATCCTGACCGGCGTGTTCGCCAACCCGGAGCTCGGCGGTGTCGGCGTGTATGACTACGTCGCCAACGCGGCTGCCCCGTTCTCGACCTCCGCACAGGTCACCAGCCAGGTCTGGGGCGTGGTGGTCGCGATCGTGTGGTCGGGCGTCGTGTCGGTGGTCGCCTACAAGATCGTCGATGTGCTGATCGGCCTGCGCGTGCCAGAGGAAGAGGAGCGCGAAGGCCTCGACATCACGGCCCACGGCGAGACGGCCTACCACCACTGA
- a CDS encoding rhodanese-like domain-containing protein: protein MIRRISRTAAAVLLTLSAATSGAVDNPASLAGATLVSPEQARELQGKGAIVVDARSAAEYAESHIKGAINVPYKEKSEKKVEFDAAQDSVDLTKLPADKASAFVTYCNGHDCWKSYKLSTVAIRAGHKNVYWLRDGLPGWKAKGLPVE, encoded by the coding sequence ATGATCCGCCGCATCTCCCGCACGGCCGCCGCCGTGCTCCTCACCCTGTCAGCCGCCACCTCAGGGGCAGTCGACAACCCCGCCAGCCTCGCCGGCGCGACGCTGGTGTCGCCCGAGCAGGCACGCGAACTGCAGGGCAAGGGGGCCATCGTCGTAGACGCGCGTTCGGCCGCCGAATATGCCGAATCGCATATCAAGGGTGCGATCAACGTCCCCTACAAGGAAAAAAGCGAGAAGAAGGTCGAGTTCGACGCGGCCCAGGACAGCGTCGATCTGACGAAACTGCCCGCGGACAAGGCCTCCGCCTTCGTGACCTACTGCAATGGCCACGACTGCTGGAAGAGCTACAAGCTCTCCACGGTCGCGATTCGCGCCGGCCACAAGAACGTGTACTGGCTGCGCGACGGCCTGCCCGGCTGGAAGGCCAAAGGCCTGCCGGTCGAGTAA
- a CDS encoding methyl-accepting chemotaxis protein: MRFALSLRAKLHALALLAFTLIAALAAMLFYANAASTEALRRVYEENVIPLQHIQSIDDQLGEVRFRIAGVITDQMPAPGSRRHLAEVREALPRLWADYRARTPFAAEGTEEPELTARLDRGLAALPSLLDRLDKAYSASNDKELLTAILEDDWPGVIVNVSKPLATLIALRTQQVEKEYQESERMERRLNRSATILVVLAFALLAACTTLIIRGITGPVSDVQRALSLVAQGDLTAKARAHGKDELGDMARAINRSLEILSGTLMEVRGGSDRVADVSGNVRESAADIRSRAQQQADQVMKLTAAMQQLTVSVAEISNGSAQVSSAAARAQTAAEDGANLVQESHATSELAQHAANRASEAVGALSASIQQINAISTVIREIADQTNLLALNAAIEAARAGEAGRGFAVVADEVRKLAERTGQSTAEIANIVHRVESQAETAVAAMREVDADVEADAATVKRLEGAFAQILDAAREVSALADDIAHSTREQKLVAEQTADGMETISQAVEHTSASIAVMAGAADESARTADALRAVVGRFRMA, from the coding sequence ATGCGATTCGCACTTTCCCTGAGGGCCAAGCTCCATGCATTGGCCCTGCTCGCGTTCACCCTGATTGCCGCACTCGCAGCGATGCTGTTTTACGCCAATGCGGCGTCGACCGAGGCATTGCGGCGCGTGTATGAGGAAAACGTCATCCCGTTGCAGCACATCCAGTCGATCGACGACCAGCTCGGCGAGGTGCGCTTCCGCATCGCCGGCGTGATCACCGACCAGATGCCGGCCCCCGGCTCCCGCCGCCATCTGGCCGAAGTCCGTGAGGCCCTGCCCCGGCTGTGGGCAGACTACCGCGCCCGCACGCCCTTCGCTGCCGAGGGCACGGAAGAGCCCGAACTCACCGCCAGGCTCGATCGCGGCCTCGCGGCCCTGCCGTCGCTGCTGGACCGGCTGGACAAGGCGTATTCGGCGTCGAACGACAAGGAACTCCTCACGGCCATCCTCGAGGACGACTGGCCGGGCGTGATCGTCAATGTGTCGAAGCCCCTCGCCACGCTGATCGCGCTGCGCACGCAGCAGGTCGAGAAGGAGTACCAGGAAAGCGAGCGCATGGAGAGGCGCCTCAACCGCAGCGCCACCATTCTGGTCGTGCTCGCCTTCGCGCTGCTGGCGGCCTGCACGACCCTCATCATCCGCGGCATCACCGGCCCGGTGTCCGACGTGCAGCGGGCGCTGAGCCTCGTCGCGCAGGGCGATCTGACCGCAAAGGCCCGCGCGCACGGCAAGGACGAACTCGGAGACATGGCGCGTGCGATCAACCGCTCGCTGGAAATCCTGAGCGGCACCTTGATGGAGGTGCGCGGCGGCTCCGACCGCGTCGCCGACGTGTCCGGCAACGTACGCGAAAGCGCCGCCGACATCCGCTCGCGCGCGCAGCAACAGGCCGACCAGGTCATGAAGCTGACGGCGGCGATGCAGCAGCTCACGGTTTCGGTCGCGGAGATCTCGAACGGCTCGGCGCAGGTGTCCTCGGCCGCGGCACGCGCGCAGACGGCCGCCGAAGACGGCGCCAACCTGGTCCAGGAGAGCCACGCCACGAGCGAACTCGCCCAGCACGCCGCCAACCGCGCGAGCGAAGCGGTGGGTGCGCTGTCGGCGTCCATCCAGCAGATCAACGCGATCTCCACGGTGATCCGCGAAATCGCGGACCAGACCAACCTCCTCGCCCTCAATGCGGCGATCGAGGCCGCCCGCGCAGGCGAGGCGGGACGCGGCTTCGCGGTCGTGGCCGACGAGGTGCGCAAGCTCGCCGAGCGTACCGGGCAGAGCACGGCCGAGATCGCCAACATCGTGCACCGGGTCGAAAGCCAGGCCGAGACGGCGGTCGCGGCGATGCGCGAGGTCGATGCGGATGTCGAGGCCGATGCGGCAACCGTCAAGCGTCTCGAGGGCGCCTTCGCGCAGATCCTCGACGCGGCGCGCGAGGTGTCGGCTCTGGCGGACGATATCGCGCATTCGACGCGCGAGCAGAAGCTCGTCGCCGAGCAGACCGCGGACGGCATGGAGACGATCTCGCAGGCCGTCGAGCACACGAGCGCTTCGATCGCGGTGATGGCCGGGGCCGCCGACGAATCGGCGCGCACCGCCGACGCACTGCGCGCGGTGGTGGGCCGCTTCCGCATGGCCTGA
- the purU gene encoding formyltetrahydrofolate deformylase, with translation MHRDRFYTLSASCPDRVGIVARVSGFVAEHRGWILETSLHAEPPEEGEAVGRYFMRIEIKADSLPFHLAEFRERFRPIAEELEMDWSITDSAVKKRVVVLVSKQEHCLYDLLARWQSKELDVEIPCVISNHDTFRGFVEWHGIPFHHVPVTPDNKVSAYAEVRRIVEEVRGDTIVLARYMQVLSPELCAAYPGRIINIHHSFLPSFVGAKPYHQAWTKGVKLIGATCHYVTPELDQGPIIEQDVIRIDHSDSVEDMVRYGKDIEKTVLARGLRYHLEGRVLLHGNKTIVFR, from the coding sequence ATGCATCGCGACCGCTTCTACACCCTGTCGGCGTCCTGCCCCGACCGCGTCGGCATCGTCGCGCGCGTGTCGGGCTTCGTCGCCGAGCACCGCGGCTGGATCCTCGAGACCTCGCTGCACGCCGAGCCGCCGGAGGAGGGCGAGGCGGTCGGCCGCTACTTCATGCGCATCGAGATCAAGGCCGACTCGTTGCCCTTCCACCTCGCCGAATTCCGCGAGCGCTTCCGCCCCATCGCTGAAGAGCTCGAAATGGACTGGAGCATCACCGATTCTGCGGTGAAGAAGCGCGTCGTCGTGCTGGTGTCGAAGCAGGAACACTGTCTCTACGATCTGCTCGCGCGCTGGCAGTCGAAGGAGCTGGACGTCGAGATCCCGTGCGTGATCTCCAACCACGACACCTTTCGCGGCTTCGTGGAATGGCACGGCATCCCCTTCCATCACGTGCCGGTCACGCCGGACAACAAGGTTTCGGCCTACGCCGAAGTACGGCGCATCGTCGAAGAGGTGCGCGGCGACACGATCGTGCTCGCGCGCTACATGCAGGTGTTGTCGCCCGAGCTGTGCGCCGCCTACCCGGGACGCATCATCAACATCCACCACAGCTTCCTGCCCAGCTTCGTCGGCGCAAAGCCGTATCATCAGGCGTGGACGAAGGGTGTGAAGCTGATCGGCGCGACCTGCCACTACGTCACGCCGGAGCTCGACCAGGGGCCGATCATCGAGCAGGACGTGATCCGCATCGATCACTCGGACTCGGTCGAGGACATGGTGCGCTACGGCAAGGACATCGAAAAGACCGTGCTCGCGCGCGGCCTGCGCTACCACCTCGAGGGCCGCGTGCTGCTGCACGGCAACAAGACCATCGTCTTCCGCTGA
- the thrH gene encoding bifunctional phosphoserine phosphatase/homoserine phosphotransferase ThrH codes for MQIVCLDLEGVLVPEIWIEFAERTGIPELRRTTRDEPNYDTLMKYRLNILAERRLGLPDIQDVIASMGPMAGARDFLDDLRESYQVVILSDTFQEFAKPLMKQLGWPTLLCHRLEADDNGVLVNYHLRMPDQKREAVKRFKELNLTVVAAGDSYNDTAMLGEAHGGILFHPPENVIREFPQFPVTRSYAELRREIDKAFARVA; via the coding sequence GTGCAGATCGTCTGTCTCGACCTCGAAGGTGTGCTGGTCCCCGAAATCTGGATCGAATTCGCCGAGCGTACCGGCATCCCGGAGCTGCGCCGCACGACGCGCGACGAGCCGAACTACGACACCCTGATGAAGTACCGGCTCAACATTCTTGCCGAGCGCAGGCTGGGCCTGCCCGACATCCAGGACGTGATCGCGAGCATGGGTCCGATGGCCGGTGCGCGCGACTTTCTCGACGACCTGCGCGAGAGCTACCAGGTCGTGATCCTCTCCGACACCTTCCAGGAATTCGCCAAGCCGCTGATGAAGCAGCTCGGCTGGCCGACCCTGTTGTGCCACCGCCTCGAGGCCGACGACAACGGCGTGCTGGTGAACTATCACCTGCGCATGCCCGACCAGAAGCGCGAGGCCGTCAAGCGCTTCAAGGAGCTCAATCTCACCGTCGTGGCCGCGGGCGATTCGTACAACGACACGGCGATGCTGGGCGAGGCGCATGGCGGCATCCTGTTCCACCCGCCCGAGAACGTGATCCGCGAGTTCCCGCAGTTCCCCGTCACGCGCAGCTACGCCGAGTTGCGCCGCGAGATCGACAAGGCCTTCGCGCGCGTCGCGTAA
- the ilvA gene encoding threonine ammonia-lyase, with translation MPAALPLDLPALHLARERIRDAILRTVQWQNEPLSEELGVPLRLKLENLQRTGSFKLRGATHKIDCLLACANPPTGVVAASAGNHAQGVARAAAQCGLRAVVFMPVNAPLTKIQSCRKLGADVRLVGETLEAATDEATKLAKDEGLAFLHPYDDWDVIAGQASCGLEMLEDAPDMTVAIVPLGGGGLISGIALALKLQNPAIRVIGVQTEAVAPWRSYLRDGALEEVPPGAHTIADGIKVKRPGMLTRQVIARYVDEIVTVDDNAIAEAIVTLLERTRTIGEGAGVVGLAALMQRKIALRPDDRAVVVISGGNVDMTLVGRSIDYGLASSGRLMCVAVTISDAPGQLLAVLKTVADLGMNVRHVEHRRGELHVPVGMTEVILQMETRDFEHQDELRAHFAQQGLHVRNLLGG, from the coding sequence ATGCCTGCTGCCCTGCCGCTCGATCTGCCGGCCCTGCACCTCGCCCGCGAACGCATCCGCGACGCCATCCTGCGCACCGTGCAGTGGCAGAACGAACCGCTGTCCGAAGAGCTGGGCGTGCCGCTGCGTCTCAAGCTGGAAAACCTGCAGCGCACCGGTTCGTTCAAGCTGCGCGGTGCCACGCACAAGATCGACTGCTTGCTCGCGTGCGCGAATCCGCCCACCGGCGTCGTCGCCGCCTCCGCCGGCAACCACGCCCAGGGGGTTGCGCGCGCCGCGGCCCAGTGCGGGCTGCGCGCCGTCGTGTTCATGCCGGTGAACGCGCCGCTGACGAAGATCCAGTCCTGCCGCAAGCTCGGCGCGGACGTGCGCCTGGTCGGCGAGACGCTGGAAGCCGCGACCGACGAGGCGACGAAGCTCGCCAAGGACGAAGGCCTCGCCTTCCTCCATCCCTACGACGACTGGGACGTGATCGCCGGGCAGGCGAGTTGCGGGCTGGAGATGCTGGAGGACGCCCCGGACATGACGGTCGCGATCGTGCCGTTGGGCGGCGGCGGGCTGATCTCCGGCATTGCGCTCGCGCTCAAGCTGCAAAACCCCGCGATCCGCGTGATCGGCGTGCAGACCGAGGCGGTCGCCCCCTGGCGCAGCTACCTGCGCGACGGGGCGCTGGAAGAGGTGCCGCCCGGCGCGCACACGATCGCCGACGGCATCAAGGTCAAGCGCCCCGGCATGCTCACGCGCCAGGTCATCGCGCGCTACGTCGACGAGATCGTGACCGTCGACGACAACGCCATTGCCGAGGCTATCGTCACGCTGCTGGAACGCACGCGCACGATAGGCGAGGGCGCGGGGGTGGTCGGGCTCGCCGCGTTGATGCAGCGCAAGATCGCGCTGCGCCCGGACGACCGCGCGGTGGTGGTGATCTCGGGCGGCAACGTGGACATGACGCTGGTCGGGCGCTCCATCGACTATGGCCTGGCGTCGAGCGGGCGGCTGATGTGCGTCGCGGTGACGATCTCGGATGCGCCGGGCCAGCTGCTCGCGGTGCTCAAGACGGTCGCCGACCTCGGCATGAACGTGCGCCACGTCGAACACCGGCGCGGCGAACTGCACGTGCCGGTGGGCATGACCGAGGTGATCCTGCAGATGGAGACGCGCGACTTCGAGCATCAGGACGAGCTGCGCGCGCATTTCGCGCAGCAGGGCCTGCACGTGCGCAACCTGTTGGGCGGCTGA